A region of the bacterium genome:
CAGGATATTTATTCCCGTTGCTCCCTGATGATGAGCCTTCGTTATCATTTCTTCAGAATTTGCTAATTGGACAATTTTGTCGCCTGATAATGGGAAATGTCCGATTAAGATAATATTTACCTGCGGTTGTTCTAAAATCTCCATTCCTGTTTTTGTCTCAACTAATTGATGTGGCAAAAGAAGGGTATCTTGAAGTTCTGAGGCAATAATCATTGTCAAAAGGTTTGTTAATCCAATCTTAAATCCCTGTATTAAAAAATCCTCTTCATTTGAAGTAACACCCAGACTACATAAATGATTACCCTGTAAGATTTCACTTGTGGCTGAATTGGGGAAGATATTCTTTTCAATAAGGTCAAGTCTTACTCGTTTTGGAAGATAGTTATAGACAAACCGTGTAGATACAGGAGAATTCTGTATTGGATTTTCAATATCCGCAAGAGCCTTTAATGCTACTTCTTTTTTGTCTAATAGTATGTCAAGTCTTTTGGCTATTTGTTGTAGTTTGCCTTCATTTTTTATCCGGCAAGATGTATCTAACAAAGAGAAGGCAATCTGTTTAGCATAAATTATACTTGAGGTTGTTCCTTTTATGATGGACGATAGAAGGTTTTTAGCAATGATAGTATCTAATGTATCCCCACAGATACCTGTTAGTTTTTGTTTATGGATTAATTTTAAATGAAGTGGGAGTTGACTATGGCTGAGTTGACAGGGGCCCATAGCACATTGATTACAGCAGACTAATAATTGAGCAAAGGCACATTGAGTTTTGTGATATTTATTTTGGCGATGAAAAATGGTTTCAATATTTTGGTTATTTTCATGATTAAAAAAATCATTTCTTTTTATCATAATTAACAACTTTCTATTTTTTACTTTCTAAAGAAGTTGGGAGAATATACGGTGTGATATAAATGACAAGTTGTGATTGCGATTCCTCTTTTGTTAATTTTTTAAATAGATACCCAATAATTGGGATTCGTCCTAATATAGGGACTCTGGATTCTGATTCATTTTTCTTTGATTGAACTAATCCACCGATAACGATTGTTTCTCCATTTTTCACTCTAATTGTTGTGTTAACCTTTCGTTCGCTGGTAATGGGCAAGGAACCGCCACCGGCTCCTGTTTCTGTTTCGCCTGTTTTATCACTAACTTCTGGTGAGATTTCGACATTAATTTCACTCGAGGCAGTCACCCAGGGTTTAATTTTTAATTTTATCCCTGTTTCGACTACCCTTGGCACACCAACAGGTTCTAATTTTCCAGTCGCTTCATTATATCTATGTTCTCGATACCGATACATTGTCAAAACATCAATATTTGCCTCATGTCCATTTAGAGTAGCAAGAGTAGGATTAGCCCGAATAGTTGCCTTTCCCTCTTTTATCAAAGCCCTTAGACTTGCGGAGAATTCTTTACTTAATTCCCCAACTTTATAAGTTAGTGGTAAAGGTATAATCTGGTCTGGAAATAGTTTTATATCAATATTTCCTTTTTGATATTTTGCCTCTGCTAATCCTAATTCTCGACCCCATGTTGTTGTATAATCAACAATTAAAGCCTCAATCATAATTTGAGGGGCTGGTTTGTCTATTTGAGAGAGATATTCCTTCACTTTATCAATTAGTTGTTGAGTGCCGATAATCGCCAGGGCATTTTGGTCTTTAAGTAATTTAATATTGGTTTTAGGAAAGGCATCTGGCAGAGATTTTAAAGCCTCTTCTACATTTATCCAGTTAACCTTAATTACCTCTGAATTAACAAAGGTAAGAGCCGCCGCACTTAAAGATACCCCCTCTCCTATAATATAAGTTCCATTACTTTTAGTAAATGTAAAATTAGTTCCTTCTAATATTAGTCCTAATAGTTTTTCTAAAGGGACATCAGTGAGATGAGCATCTACTTTACCCTTGACATAGCCTGCGGTAACAATATCAATCTTTCCTTGAACCGCAATCGCCCTTATGAC
Encoded here:
- a CDS encoding secretin N-terminal domain-containing protein, whose protein sequence is MKKILLATLFLLIGSSLAVTEEITTPNLITIDYREADINDVLRSLASQQKVNIVTDEPIKGRVTIHLTKVPFETGLMALLNAHGLTYEKKGDIYKVKKIDLKKPYTLSVERGYLTLDAKKVDINEILRDISLQSGVNIITDKSVVGEISIYLKNVPVETSLERILRTGGFKYRKVKDIYVVGAGGEEEERIGTIIVKNGLLSLDVKSADILKVLREISIQGGINIVADRSVVGEVSSHLENAPLEVGLRALLETNGFTVEKINEIFQVTRMEGKKTFSIMVNQEGLFTVDLKSANLEEVIRAIAVQGKIDIVTAGYVKGKVDAHLTDVPLEKLLGLILEGTNFTFTKSNGTYIIGEGVSLSAAALTFVNSEVIKVNWINVEEALKSLPDAFPKTNIKLLKDQNALAIIGTQQLIDKVKEYLSQIDKPAPQIMIEALIVDYTTTWGRELGLAEAKYQKGNIDIKLFPDQIIPLPLTYKVGELSKEFSASLRALIKEGKATIRANPTLATLNGHEANIDVLTMYRYREHRYNEATGKLEPVGVPRVVETGIKLKIKPWVTASSEINVEISPEVSDKTGETETGAGGGSLPITSERKVNTTIRVKNGETIVIGGLVQSKKNESESRVPILGRIPIIGYLFKKLTKEESQSQLVIYITPYILPTSLESKK